In Daucus carota subsp. sativus chromosome 4, DH1 v3.0, whole genome shotgun sequence, one DNA window encodes the following:
- the LOC108216193 gene encoding disease resistance protein RPV1-like isoform X1, whose protein sequence is MATVISQTSQTSVSYSVASNSSQIQSSVTSWDVFLSFRGEDTRFKFTSHLYAALQGHGIRTFMDDPELRTGEVISAGLLQAIQESKTYIIVLSENYASSPWCLDELVEIYKCYERMKRLVIVVFYNVDPSAVRQQTGSFKKAFKKHETCSKPGCFRKASKERRIRSAAKMDKVKQWRLALTNVAGFSGKSISAKRSEADIINEIIDVILRHVNLRTLDVAKYPIGLDSRVKGIAESLNTSRKGVIKIGIYGMGGVGKTTLAKALYNQLLLGSFQGSCFLANVSEVLETAKGLVSLQEQLINDVLKNNKKIEVHNVEEGTMFIRERICSAKVLIIIDDIDNLKQYESLAGVPFASGSVVIITTRDEEILDKIEVEPRHRYRVNELDDAQSLALFTKHAFGNAKPNTSLMVYFEDILRHAGGLPLALEVFGSNLFNQSEDGWRWFRDRLKRVPIDDVAKKLMISFDALKLIDPLLQDIFVDIACFFVGCKKKDVVGILETCYTFVNHNIDVLKKKCLLTINNEDELGMHDLLQDMGQEVARNGSFNEPGKHSRLWELENIYDVLKKDKGTEAIKGIIHTDIQYQDTLEEVSITTKAFKRMSKLRLLYLNNVNLTGSFEQVFEDLRWFFWGFCPLKHLPLEFHPQKLAVLLLPYSGIRTWELDTVFEKLMTLDMSYSLHLSATPDFTRTPYLETLILEGCENLVEVHISIGSLVRLVSLNLYDCKKLRSLPDTICNLRALEVLSIGYCSSLEALPTELGNIKSLKELNAKGLTICKLPDSIGHLRKLVKLVLNYTENLETLPDSICNLRSLEVLRVSICSRREALPTELGNIETLKQLDARGLNVSNLPDSIGRLSNLVKLNLSSNLYIETLPDTFCNLRALEVLSIDNCRFLEALPIDFGNVESLTKLNAERLTILKLPDSIGNLGKLVELRLSYNFNLETLPDTICNLRSLEILDITRCEKLTTLPDQLWQLSSLRELEARGAIMLKNLPVIESSQTALSLQMLNLSETPVTALPSGISQLSKLDYIDLTNCRQLWSIPRFPANVKQIWAAGCTSLKRLPNLSNLKQLEILELRHCTGLTEIQGLKELHSIKRLDLPGSNSFLLT, encoded by the exons ATGGCTACTGTGATTTCTCAAACTTCCCAGACTTCTGTTTCATATTCAGTGGCTTCTAATAGTTCTCAGATACAATCCTCTGTTACTAGCTGGGATGTTTTTTTGAGCTTCCGGGGTGAAGACACGCGATTTAAGTTTACCAGTCATTTGTATGCTGCCCTACAGGGTCATGGAATCCGAACATTTATGGATGATCCTGAGCTACGTACAGGAGAAGTAATATCAGCAGGGTTGCTCCAAGCTATTCAAGAATCCAAGACATATATTATTGTCCTCTCTGAAAATTATGCTTCTTCACCGTGGTGCCTGGATGAGCTCGTAGAGATCTACAAGTGTTATGAAAGAATGAAAAGATTGGTAATTGTTGTGTTTTACAATGTTGATCCATCTGCCGTAAGGCAACAAACCGGGAGTTTTAAAAAGGCTTTTAAGAAACATGAAACCTGTTCTAAACCTGGTTGTTTTAGAAAAGCTTCAAAAGAGCGTCGAATCCGCTCTGCTGCTAAGATGGACAAAGTAAAACAATGGCGCCTTGCACTGACAAATGTTGCTGGCTTTTCAGGAAAATCTATATCTGCAAAAAG GTCTGAAGCTGATATTATCAACGAAATTATTGATGTGATTCTACGCCACGTAAATCTAAGAACTTTGGATGTAGCCAAATATCCCATTGGGTTGGATTCTCGTGTTAAAGGCATAGCAGAATCGTTGAACACCAGCAGAAAAGGTGTCATTAAGATCGGTATATATGGTATGGGTGGAGTGGGCAAAACAACTCTTGCTAAAGCTCTTTATAATCAACTCTTGCTAGGAAGCTTTCAGGGCAGCTGTTTCCTAGCAAATGTCAGCGAGGTTCTGGAGACGGCAAAAGGCCTAGTGTCTTTACAAGAACAACTTATTAATGAtgttcttaaaaataataaaaaaatcgagGTACACAATGTTGAAGAAGGAACTATGTTTATAAGAGAGAGAATTTGTTCCGCAAAAGTTCTGATTATTATTGATGATATAGACAACCTTAAACAGTACGAATCTCTGGCCGGAGTACCATTTGCTTCTGGGAGTGTAGTTATAATAACTACGAGGGATGAAGAGATACTAGATAAGATTGAAGTGGAACCCAGACATCGATACAGGGTGAATGAATTGGATGATGCTCAGTCACTTGCATTATTTACCAAACATGCATTTGGCAATGCTAAGCCAAATACCAGTTTGATGGTATATTTTGAAGACATTTTACGTCATGCTGGTGGGCTTCCACTAGCTCTTGAGGTTTTCGGCTCCAACTTGTTTAACCAGTCTGAGGATGGATGGAGATGGTTCAGGGACAGACTGAAACGAGTTCCCATTGATGATGTTGCGAAAAAACTTATGATTAGCTTTGATGCTCTGAAACTAATTGATCCTCTGTTGCAGGATATTTTTGTGGACATCGCTTGTTTTTTTGTAGGATGCAAGAAAAAAGATGTTGTTGGAATACTGGAAACTTGTTATACGTTCGTGAATCATAATATCGACGTTTTAAAGAAGAAGTGTTTGCTAACAATTAATAATGAAGATGAGTTGGGGATGCATGATCTGCTTCAGGATATGGGACAGGAAGTTGCTCGTAACGGCTCTTTTAATGAGCCTGGAAAACATAGCAGATTGTGggaattagaaaatatatatgatgtgtTGAAGAAGGACAAG GGAACAGAAGCAATCAAAGGTATCATACATACTGATATTCAATATCAGGATACGCTTGAGGAAGTATCAATCACTACAAAAGCATTTAAAAGGATGAGTAAATTGAGATTGCTTTATCTCAACAATGTAAATCTGACTGGAAGCTTTGAACAAGTATTTGAAGATCTGAGGTGGTTCTTTTGGGGGTTTTGTCCTTTAAAGCATTTACCTCTTGAATTTCATCCGCAAAAACTTGCTGTTCTTTTGTTGCCTTATAGTGGAATTCGAACCTGGGAGCTTGATACG GTTTTTGAAAAGTTAATGACTCTAGACATGTCGTATTCTCTGCATTTAAGTGCGACTCCAGACTTTACCAGGACGCCATATCTTGAAACCTTAATTCTTGAGGGATGTGAAAACCTGGTGGAGGTTCACATATCAATCGGAAGTCTGGTTAGACTTGTTTCATTGAATTTGTATGACTGTAAGAAGCTAAGAAGTCTTCCGGACACCATTTGCAACTTAAGAGCGTTGGAAGTTCTTAGTATTGGTTACTGCAGTAGTCTCGAAGCATTACCTACAGAATTAGGTAACATTAAATCTCTAAAAGAGCTCAACGCAAAGGGACTGACTATTTGTAAGTTGCCAGATTCAATTGGACATCTAAGGAAGCTTGTTAAGCTGGTATTGAATTATACTGAGAACCTTGAAACTCTTCCAGACAGCATTTGCAACTTGAGATCATTGGAAGTTCTACGCGTTTCAATTTGCAGTAGAAGGGAAGCATTGCCTACAGAATTAGGGAACATTGAAACCCTAAAACAGCTCGATGCCAGGGGACTAAACGTTTCAAATTTACCAGATTCAATCGGACGTCTTAGTAACCTTGTCAAACTAAATTTGAGTTCCAACCTGTACATTGAAACTCTCCCGGACACCTTTTGCAACTTGAGAGCATTGGAGGTTCTAAGTATTGACAATTGCAGATTTCTGGAAGCACTGCCTATAGATTTTGGAAATGTCGAATCCCTGACAAAGCTAAACGCGGAGAGACTAACTATCTTGAAATTGCCAGACTCAATAGGAAATCTTGGTAAGCTTGTCGAACTGAGATTAAGTTATAACTTCAACCTTGAAACTCTTCCCGACACCATTTGCAACCTGAGATCACTGGAGATCCTGGACATTACTAGATGTGAAAAGCTAACAACATTACCAGATCAGCTGTGGCAGCTGTCGAGTTTAAGGGAGCTAGAAGCACGAGGAGCAATTATGTTAAAAAACCTCCCGGTTATAGAATCAAGCCAAACGGCCTTATCATTGCAAATGCTGAATTTATCCGAGACTCCCGTCACTGCCCTGCCATCTGGTATTAGTCAGCTATCGAAACTGGATTATATCGATCTTACGAATTGTCGTCAGCTGTGGTCCATTCCAAGATTTCCTGCAAATGTTAAACAGATATGGGCAGCTGGTTGCACATCTCTGAAAAGACTACCAAATCTATCCAATTTGAAACAGCTGGAGATTTTAGAACTAAGGCATTGTACTGGTTTGACAGAGATTCAAGGCTTAAAGGAACTCCATTCTATAAAAAGACTTGATTTGCCGGGCTCCAACTCATTTCTTCTCACATAA
- the LOC108216193 gene encoding disease resistance protein RPV1-like isoform X2 — MDDPELRTGEVISAGLLQAIQESKTYIIVLSENYASSPWCLDELVEIYKCYERMKRLVIVVFYNVDPSAVRQQTGSFKKAFKKHETCSKPGCFRKASKERRIRSAAKMDKVKQWRLALTNVAGFSGKSISAKRSEADIINEIIDVILRHVNLRTLDVAKYPIGLDSRVKGIAESLNTSRKGVIKIGIYGMGGVGKTTLAKALYNQLLLGSFQGSCFLANVSEVLETAKGLVSLQEQLINDVLKNNKKIEVHNVEEGTMFIRERICSAKVLIIIDDIDNLKQYESLAGVPFASGSVVIITTRDEEILDKIEVEPRHRYRVNELDDAQSLALFTKHAFGNAKPNTSLMVYFEDILRHAGGLPLALEVFGSNLFNQSEDGWRWFRDRLKRVPIDDVAKKLMISFDALKLIDPLLQDIFVDIACFFVGCKKKDVVGILETCYTFVNHNIDVLKKKCLLTINNEDELGMHDLLQDMGQEVARNGSFNEPGKHSRLWELENIYDVLKKDKGTEAIKGIIHTDIQYQDTLEEVSITTKAFKRMSKLRLLYLNNVNLTGSFEQVFEDLRWFFWGFCPLKHLPLEFHPQKLAVLLLPYSGIRTWELDTVFEKLMTLDMSYSLHLSATPDFTRTPYLETLILEGCENLVEVHISIGSLVRLVSLNLYDCKKLRSLPDTICNLRALEVLSIGYCSSLEALPTELGNIKSLKELNAKGLTICKLPDSIGHLRKLVKLVLNYTENLETLPDSICNLRSLEVLRVSICSRREALPTELGNIETLKQLDARGLNVSNLPDSIGRLSNLVKLNLSSNLYIETLPDTFCNLRALEVLSIDNCRFLEALPIDFGNVESLTKLNAERLTILKLPDSIGNLGKLVELRLSYNFNLETLPDTICNLRSLEILDITRCEKLTTLPDQLWQLSSLRELEARGAIMLKNLPVIESSQTALSLQMLNLSETPVTALPSGISQLSKLDYIDLTNCRQLWSIPRFPANVKQIWAAGCTSLKRLPNLSNLKQLEILELRHCTGLTEIQGLKELHSIKRLDLPGSNSFLLT; from the exons ATGGATGATCCTGAGCTACGTACAGGAGAAGTAATATCAGCAGGGTTGCTCCAAGCTATTCAAGAATCCAAGACATATATTATTGTCCTCTCTGAAAATTATGCTTCTTCACCGTGGTGCCTGGATGAGCTCGTAGAGATCTACAAGTGTTATGAAAGAATGAAAAGATTGGTAATTGTTGTGTTTTACAATGTTGATCCATCTGCCGTAAGGCAACAAACCGGGAGTTTTAAAAAGGCTTTTAAGAAACATGAAACCTGTTCTAAACCTGGTTGTTTTAGAAAAGCTTCAAAAGAGCGTCGAATCCGCTCTGCTGCTAAGATGGACAAAGTAAAACAATGGCGCCTTGCACTGACAAATGTTGCTGGCTTTTCAGGAAAATCTATATCTGCAAAAAG GTCTGAAGCTGATATTATCAACGAAATTATTGATGTGATTCTACGCCACGTAAATCTAAGAACTTTGGATGTAGCCAAATATCCCATTGGGTTGGATTCTCGTGTTAAAGGCATAGCAGAATCGTTGAACACCAGCAGAAAAGGTGTCATTAAGATCGGTATATATGGTATGGGTGGAGTGGGCAAAACAACTCTTGCTAAAGCTCTTTATAATCAACTCTTGCTAGGAAGCTTTCAGGGCAGCTGTTTCCTAGCAAATGTCAGCGAGGTTCTGGAGACGGCAAAAGGCCTAGTGTCTTTACAAGAACAACTTATTAATGAtgttcttaaaaataataaaaaaatcgagGTACACAATGTTGAAGAAGGAACTATGTTTATAAGAGAGAGAATTTGTTCCGCAAAAGTTCTGATTATTATTGATGATATAGACAACCTTAAACAGTACGAATCTCTGGCCGGAGTACCATTTGCTTCTGGGAGTGTAGTTATAATAACTACGAGGGATGAAGAGATACTAGATAAGATTGAAGTGGAACCCAGACATCGATACAGGGTGAATGAATTGGATGATGCTCAGTCACTTGCATTATTTACCAAACATGCATTTGGCAATGCTAAGCCAAATACCAGTTTGATGGTATATTTTGAAGACATTTTACGTCATGCTGGTGGGCTTCCACTAGCTCTTGAGGTTTTCGGCTCCAACTTGTTTAACCAGTCTGAGGATGGATGGAGATGGTTCAGGGACAGACTGAAACGAGTTCCCATTGATGATGTTGCGAAAAAACTTATGATTAGCTTTGATGCTCTGAAACTAATTGATCCTCTGTTGCAGGATATTTTTGTGGACATCGCTTGTTTTTTTGTAGGATGCAAGAAAAAAGATGTTGTTGGAATACTGGAAACTTGTTATACGTTCGTGAATCATAATATCGACGTTTTAAAGAAGAAGTGTTTGCTAACAATTAATAATGAAGATGAGTTGGGGATGCATGATCTGCTTCAGGATATGGGACAGGAAGTTGCTCGTAACGGCTCTTTTAATGAGCCTGGAAAACATAGCAGATTGTGggaattagaaaatatatatgatgtgtTGAAGAAGGACAAG GGAACAGAAGCAATCAAAGGTATCATACATACTGATATTCAATATCAGGATACGCTTGAGGAAGTATCAATCACTACAAAAGCATTTAAAAGGATGAGTAAATTGAGATTGCTTTATCTCAACAATGTAAATCTGACTGGAAGCTTTGAACAAGTATTTGAAGATCTGAGGTGGTTCTTTTGGGGGTTTTGTCCTTTAAAGCATTTACCTCTTGAATTTCATCCGCAAAAACTTGCTGTTCTTTTGTTGCCTTATAGTGGAATTCGAACCTGGGAGCTTGATACG GTTTTTGAAAAGTTAATGACTCTAGACATGTCGTATTCTCTGCATTTAAGTGCGACTCCAGACTTTACCAGGACGCCATATCTTGAAACCTTAATTCTTGAGGGATGTGAAAACCTGGTGGAGGTTCACATATCAATCGGAAGTCTGGTTAGACTTGTTTCATTGAATTTGTATGACTGTAAGAAGCTAAGAAGTCTTCCGGACACCATTTGCAACTTAAGAGCGTTGGAAGTTCTTAGTATTGGTTACTGCAGTAGTCTCGAAGCATTACCTACAGAATTAGGTAACATTAAATCTCTAAAAGAGCTCAACGCAAAGGGACTGACTATTTGTAAGTTGCCAGATTCAATTGGACATCTAAGGAAGCTTGTTAAGCTGGTATTGAATTATACTGAGAACCTTGAAACTCTTCCAGACAGCATTTGCAACTTGAGATCATTGGAAGTTCTACGCGTTTCAATTTGCAGTAGAAGGGAAGCATTGCCTACAGAATTAGGGAACATTGAAACCCTAAAACAGCTCGATGCCAGGGGACTAAACGTTTCAAATTTACCAGATTCAATCGGACGTCTTAGTAACCTTGTCAAACTAAATTTGAGTTCCAACCTGTACATTGAAACTCTCCCGGACACCTTTTGCAACTTGAGAGCATTGGAGGTTCTAAGTATTGACAATTGCAGATTTCTGGAAGCACTGCCTATAGATTTTGGAAATGTCGAATCCCTGACAAAGCTAAACGCGGAGAGACTAACTATCTTGAAATTGCCAGACTCAATAGGAAATCTTGGTAAGCTTGTCGAACTGAGATTAAGTTATAACTTCAACCTTGAAACTCTTCCCGACACCATTTGCAACCTGAGATCACTGGAGATCCTGGACATTACTAGATGTGAAAAGCTAACAACATTACCAGATCAGCTGTGGCAGCTGTCGAGTTTAAGGGAGCTAGAAGCACGAGGAGCAATTATGTTAAAAAACCTCCCGGTTATAGAATCAAGCCAAACGGCCTTATCATTGCAAATGCTGAATTTATCCGAGACTCCCGTCACTGCCCTGCCATCTGGTATTAGTCAGCTATCGAAACTGGATTATATCGATCTTACGAATTGTCGTCAGCTGTGGTCCATTCCAAGATTTCCTGCAAATGTTAAACAGATATGGGCAGCTGGTTGCACATCTCTGAAAAGACTACCAAATCTATCCAATTTGAAACAGCTGGAGATTTTAGAACTAAGGCATTGTACTGGTTTGACAGAGATTCAAGGCTTAAAGGAACTCCATTCTATAAAAAGACTTGATTTGCCGGGCTCCAACTCATTTCTTCTCACATAA
- the LOC108215822 gene encoding vacuolar protein sorting-associated protein 24 homolog 1, translated as MEKVRSMLKPKVEPQKQLREWQRRLRRECLNVDRQIRDIQREEKNVQKAIKEAAKRNDMGSAKSLAKEIIRSRKTVNRLYENKAQLNSISMHLGESVAIARTVGHLSKSAEVMKIVNNLMKAPEVAVTMQEFSKEMTKAGVIEEMVNDSLDSALDSEDIEEETEEEIDKVLTAIAGETAAQLPEAARRERLKQPAQSVEDAEEEGADDEEELEAIRARLAKVRS; from the exons ATGGAGAAAGTGAGAAGCATGTTGAAGCCGAAAGTAGAGCCACAAAAGCAGTTGAGAGAGTGGCAGCGGCGGCTCCGTAGAGAGTGTCTTAATGTTGATCGCCAAATTCGAG ATattcagagagaagagaaaaATGTGCAGAAAGCGATTAAGGAAGCTGCGAAGAGAAATGATATGGGGTCTGCTAAG TCACTTGCGAAAGAGATTATTCGATCTAGAAAAACTGTGAATCGCCTTTATGAAAACAAGGCTCAACTAAATTCAATATCAATGCACCTTGGAGAAAGTGTTG CCATTGCACGTACAGTGGGACATTTGTCCAAGAGCGCTGAAGTTATGAAAATTGTCAATAACCTCATGAAGGCCCCTGAAGTGGCTGTCACTATGCAAGAATTTAGCAAAGAAATGACAAAG GCTGGCGTAATAGAAGAAATGGTGAATGATTCTCTCGATTCTGCACTTGATTCAGAGGATATTGAAGAGGAGACTGAAGAAGAAATTGACAAGGTCTTGACAGCAATAGCTGGCGAAACTGCTGCACAACTTCCAGAAGCAGCCAGAAGAGAGAGACTAAAGCAACCTGCTCAGTCTGTTGAAGATGCAGAG GAAGAAGGTgctgatgatgaggaagaacTAGAGGCAATAAGGGCTCGTCTTGCCAAAGTTAGGTCATGA